A genome region from Acidisarcina sp. includes the following:
- a CDS encoding glucose 1-dehydrogenase produces MILILMGVSGIGKTTIGKLLSASTGWAFEDADDYHSKANREKMAAGIPLTDADRLPWLATLHDRMAKYFEEDRSAIFACSALKKAYRERLVDGFGANEYRLIDLYAPADVVRERIQSRHHAYMNPKLLDSQMETLEKPSSAWSISVAGSPEQAVDEILAKLQASGLLTNRTEKEIMNQLFDLTGKIAVVTGGTSGIGRALSLGLAEAGADVVATARRQQQVDDTAKEIEARGRKTLRLTSDVCDRASLEKLQAATLEKFGKVDILINCAGVIKRTPTLTVSEEEWSNILNTNLTGTLHACQVFGKPMLDRGYGRIINIASLNSFVALTEVAAYAASKAGVASLTRSLAVEWSKKGVTVNAIAPGVFRTDLNAELLDSTPRGQELLMRTPMGRFGKTVELIGAAVYLASEASSFVTGQVLVVDGGFLASGVNQ; encoded by the coding sequence ATGATTCTGATTTTGATGGGTGTGAGCGGCATTGGCAAGACGACCATCGGCAAGCTGCTCTCCGCAAGTACCGGCTGGGCATTCGAAGACGCCGACGATTATCACTCGAAGGCGAACCGCGAGAAAATGGCCGCCGGTATCCCTCTTACGGATGCCGACCGCCTGCCCTGGCTCGCCACTCTGCACGATCGCATGGCGAAATATTTTGAAGAGGACAGGAGCGCCATCTTCGCCTGCTCGGCTCTCAAGAAGGCGTACCGCGAACGGCTCGTCGATGGCTTCGGAGCAAACGAGTACCGCCTGATCGATCTTTATGCACCCGCCGACGTGGTAAGAGAGCGGATCCAGTCACGCCATCATGCTTACATGAACCCCAAGCTGCTCGACAGCCAGATGGAGACGCTCGAAAAGCCTTCCTCAGCCTGGTCGATCTCTGTTGCCGGAAGTCCGGAACAGGCCGTCGACGAGATCCTTGCAAAGCTGCAGGCTTCTGGCCTGCTCACAAACAGAACGGAGAAAGAAATCATGAACCAGCTCTTTGACCTGACAGGCAAAATTGCAGTTGTAACTGGAGGCACCTCCGGAATCGGACGCGCCCTGAGTCTTGGCCTCGCCGAAGCGGGCGCCGATGTTGTCGCCACGGCGCGCCGTCAGCAACAGGTCGACGATACCGCAAAGGAGATCGAAGCACGCGGACGCAAAACTCTGCGCCTTACTTCGGATGTTTGCGACCGCGCCTCGCTCGAAAAATTACAGGCGGCCACGCTTGAAAAATTCGGCAAGGTCGACATCCTCATCAACTGCGCAGGAGTCATCAAGCGCACGCCCACGCTGACCGTTTCGGAAGAAGAGTGGAGCAATATTCTCAATACCAACCTTACCGGCACGCTGCACGCCTGCCAGGTCTTCGGCAAGCCTATGCTCGATCGCGGCTACGGACGCATCATCAACATCGCCTCGCTGAACAGCTTTGTTGCTCTCACCGAAGTGGCCGCCTATGCAGCCAGTAAAGCAGGTGTGGCCTCGCTCACCCGATCTCTGGCCGTCGAGTGGTCGAAGAAGGGCGTGACGGTGAATGCCATCGCTCCCGGCGTCTTCCGTACCGATCTGAACGCAGAACTCCTCGACAGCACGCCCCGCGGCCAGGAACTGCTGATGCGGACACCCATGGGCCGCTTCGGCAAAACCGTAGAGCTGATCGGCGCCGCCGTCTATCTTGCCTCTGAGGCCTCATCCTTCGTCACCGGTCAGGTTCTGGTTGTCGATGGCGGCTTTCTGGCCAGTGGCGTCAACCAGTAA